One Rhinoraja longicauda isolate Sanriku21f chromosome 21, sRhiLon1.1, whole genome shotgun sequence genomic region harbors:
- the atp5mf gene encoding ATP synthase F(0) complex subunit f, mitochondrial, with translation MAKGEVPLVQRKLMDLKLFEVPNWTLRRLVSPKVVFCAMCRGHDTYYKKYIDVKKGGIGGIAMFLMGYVVISYIWNYDHIKHDRWRKHH, from the exons ATGGCGAAAGGAGAAG TGCCACTTGTCCAGCGAAAGCTAATGGATTTGAAATTGTTCGAAGTTCCTAACTGGACATTAAGAAGATTGGTGTCTCCAAAAGTTGTTTTCTGTGCGATGTGCAGAG GCCATGATACCTATTACAAGAAGTACATCGATGTGAAGAAGGGGGGGATTGGTGGAATAGCAATGTTCCTGATGGGCTACGTTGTAATCAGCTACATATGGAATTACGACCACATTA